One window of Papaver somniferum cultivar HN1 chromosome 9, ASM357369v1, whole genome shotgun sequence genomic DNA carries:
- the LOC113309659 gene encoding uncharacterized protein LOC113309659 — MSYLVNMVAGSSKRQDMLREKQAEAVFEALCSGEILTGRGLNQESTLKRAGDTRWDSHHNTIASLINIFSSVITLLEYLAVDSDKKFEAKVLLDSLQNFNFIFSLHLMKKILRITNDLSKALQKKDQDIFNAMKLVTICRERLQIMRDNEWDSLLSEVSSFSARHRIKVPDMNDVFQREGRPRRNTQEVTNLYHYQVEYLYTVIDMQLQELNNRFTETNTELLLSVACLSPRDSFSRFDKDKLIHFARFYPRDFSPTQLVLLEDQLLNYIADVRSSNDFSELNGITDLAIKMVETKKDEVYPLVYLLLTLALLLPVATSTVERVFSSMKIVKNRLRNRLGDERLNDILICYIESHLCDLIGDDIVMKRFQNMCSRRGQT, encoded by the coding sequence ATGAGTTACTTGGTGAATATGGTAGCTGGATCATCCAAACGTCAAGATATGCTTCGTGAGAAGCAAGCTGAGGCGGTCTTTGAGGCACTATGTAGTGGTGAGATATTAACTGGGCGAGGCCTTAATCAAGAAAGTACTCTTAAACGAGCTGGTGACACGCGTTGGGATTCACATCACAATACGATAGCAAGCTTGATTAATATATTCTCATCTGTTATAACACTTTTGGAATATTTAGCAGTGGATTCTGATAAGAAATTTGAAGCTAAGGTTCTCCTAGATTCTTTGcaaaatttcaattttattttcagcTTGCACTTGATGAAAAAGATTCTGAGAATTACAAATGATCTGTCGAAGGCATTGCAGAAAAAAGATCAAGACATTTTCAATGCCATGAAATTAGTTACAATATGCAGGGAACGACTCCAGATAATGAGAGATAACGAATGGGATTCATTATTGTCAGAAGTATCCTCTTTTAGTGCAAGGCACCGCATCAAAGTTCCTGATATGAATGATGTGTTCCAACGAGAGGGTCGACCAAGGCGTAATACTCAAGAGGtaactaatttgtatcattatcaAGTTGAGTATTTATACACAGTCATAGATATGCAACTTCAAGAACTAAACAATCGCTTCACCGAGACGAACACTGAATTACTTCTTTCTGTGGCATGCTTAAGTCCAAGAGACTCATTCTCTAGATTtgacaaagataaactgattcatTTTGCTCGGTTTTACCCAAGAGATTTTTCTCCTACTCAACTTGTGTTACTAGAAGATCAACTACTAAATTACATTGCGGATGTAAGGTCCAGCAATGACTTTTCAGAATTGAATGGAATTACTGATCTCGCAATCAAAATGGTAGAGACTAAAAAGGATGAAGTGTACCCTTTGGTTTACTTACTTCTCACATTAGCATTACTTCTACCAGTTGCTACTTCCACCGTAGAAAGGGTATTTTCTTCTATGAAAATTGTAAAGAATCGCTTGCGTAATCGATTGGGGGACGAAAGGTTGAATGACATTTTGATTTGCTACATTGAGAGCCACTTATGCGATCTGATCGGAGATGATATTGTCATGAAAAGGTTTCAGAATATGTGCAGTCGTCGCGGGCAGACATAG